In Thermosynechococcus sichuanensis E542, a single genomic region encodes these proteins:
- a CDS encoding LptF/LptG family permease — translation MLAIARPLQKMPWQPRVSLLDRYILGEMIRPFIFGFGIFTAIAAVIGTVFYLIRNMVEHNLGILSAIQVFFLRLPTFAVLGIPMAMLFGSLLAYSQLSRRSELIACKSCGVSAVRLVRPALLAGFCALLFTFALNELVAPPMAYRAIKTLEVAIQRPQPTFQTRNIFYRRFASGQLQQLFFAHRFDGEVMGQVTVLNFEQGQLREIITAQEAQWHGSAWLFRQGTYHHLTGDREYDAAETFAERRFPYPRTPLDLAMETRAPEFMTSREIYHYLQVLAESGDTKRLRQWRVQLQEKLSLPFLCLSFAVVGAVLGISSPRQGQGRAFGLSVAIIFGYYVGAFIFTAFGEGGAVSPIVASWLPKMIVSAIALGMLYHANRH, via the coding sequence ATGCTAGCGATCGCCCGACCCCTACAAAAGATGCCTTGGCAACCGCGAGTCTCCCTGTTGGATCGCTACATCTTGGGGGAGATGATTCGCCCCTTTATCTTTGGTTTTGGCATTTTTACGGCGATCGCTGCCGTTATTGGTACGGTGTTCTACCTCATTCGCAATATGGTGGAGCACAACCTTGGCATCCTCAGTGCCATTCAAGTCTTTTTTCTACGTTTGCCCACCTTTGCGGTGCTGGGCATTCCCATGGCAATGCTCTTTGGTTCGCTGCTTGCCTATAGTCAGCTCTCCCGTCGCAGTGAACTGATTGCCTGTAAAAGCTGTGGGGTGAGTGCGGTGCGTCTGGTGCGGCCAGCGCTCTTAGCGGGGTTCTGTGCCTTGCTCTTCACCTTTGCCCTCAATGAACTGGTGGCACCCCCCATGGCCTACCGCGCCATCAAGACCTTAGAAGTGGCGATTCAACGCCCCCAACCCACGTTTCAGACCCGCAATATTTTCTACCGTCGTTTTGCTAGTGGGCAACTTCAGCAACTCTTTTTTGCCCATCGTTTTGATGGCGAGGTCATGGGGCAAGTGACGGTCTTGAACTTTGAGCAGGGACAATTGCGGGAAATTATTACGGCGCAGGAAGCCCAGTGGCACGGTTCGGCGTGGCTCTTTCGGCAGGGCACCTACCACCACCTGACGGGCGATCGCGAGTATGATGCGGCCGAGACCTTTGCAGAACGAAGGTTTCCCTATCCCCGCACTCCCCTTGATTTAGCGATGGAAACGCGGGCGCCAGAGTTTATGACCAGCCGCGAAATCTATCATTACTTGCAAGTTTTGGCGGAAAGTGGCGATACCAAACGTCTGCGGCAGTGGCGGGTGCAGTTGCAGGAAAAGCTCTCCCTTCCCTTTTTGTGCCTCAGTTTTGCCGTTGTCGGTGCTGTCTTGGGCATCAGTTCTCCTCGCCAAGGACAGGGGCGTGCCTTTGGCCTCAGTGTGGCGATTATTTTTGGCTATTATGTGGGGGCATTCATTTTCACTGCCTTTGGCGAGGGGGGAGCCGTCTCACCCATCGTAGCCAGTTGGTTACCGAAGATGATCGTCAGTGCGATCGCCCTCGGGATGCTCTACCATGCCAATCGTCATTAG
- a CDS encoding carotenoid oxygenase family protein: MTGVLDRPYTMADWRGGTESLTQEYDYWIDDVEGTVPTDLVGTLYRNGPGLLERGGVPLAHPFDGDGMICAFRFENGRVHFRNRYVRTAGFLAEEKANRLLYRGVFGTQKPGGWLANFLDTRVKNIANTHVIYWGGKLLALWEASLPHRLDPVTLETIGLDNLDGLLKESDAFAAHPRFDPQTQRLVNFGVKPGLSTRITLYEFDASGQCVSQPVFQIPGFAFIHDFALTPNYAIVFQNPVQLNPLPYLLGLRGAAQCIQFNAKEPTRVWLLPRRGGTPQMLTMPACFVFHHANAYEAGDEIHVESIAYSHFPNLEPGMDFREVNFAALPSSLLWRIQLNPKTKAVDWQVVSDRPCEFPVVHPAKVGQPYRYTYLAAGHDPKTNAPLQALWRCDRQTGEEQFWSAAPRGFASEPIFVPRGLQKGDFLWQGAQGEEDGWLLQVVYDASCHKSQLLIFDAAAISAGAVARLRLKHHIPYGLHGSFTTAV, translated from the coding sequence ATGACTGGAGTTTTAGATCGCCCCTATACGATGGCGGATTGGCGGGGGGGTACCGAATCCCTCACTCAAGAGTATGACTACTGGATTGATGATGTCGAAGGTACGGTGCCCACAGATTTGGTAGGGACGCTCTACCGCAATGGCCCTGGGCTGTTGGAGCGTGGGGGAGTGCCCTTAGCTCATCCCTTTGATGGCGACGGCATGATCTGTGCCTTTCGTTTTGAGAATGGACGGGTGCATTTTCGCAATCGCTACGTACGTACCGCCGGATTTTTGGCGGAGGAAAAAGCAAATCGCCTTCTCTATCGCGGTGTCTTTGGCACCCAAAAACCGGGGGGATGGCTGGCTAATTTCCTCGATACCCGCGTCAAAAACATTGCCAATACCCATGTGATCTATTGGGGAGGCAAATTACTGGCACTCTGGGAAGCGAGCCTGCCCCACCGCCTTGACCCGGTGACCCTAGAAACCATTGGCCTCGATAACTTAGACGGTCTGCTCAAGGAGAGTGATGCCTTTGCCGCACATCCCCGCTTTGATCCCCAGACGCAGCGACTAGTGAATTTTGGTGTCAAGCCTGGCCTCAGTACCCGCATTACGCTCTATGAATTTGATGCCAGTGGTCAGTGTGTCTCGCAGCCCGTGTTTCAGATTCCGGGGTTTGCCTTTATCCATGATTTTGCCCTCACCCCCAACTACGCCATTGTTTTCCAAAATCCGGTGCAGCTCAATCCCCTGCCCTATCTGCTGGGACTGCGGGGCGCTGCCCAGTGCATTCAATTCAATGCCAAGGAACCGACACGGGTTTGGCTGCTGCCTCGTCGGGGTGGTACTCCCCAGATGCTGACGATGCCCGCCTGTTTTGTCTTTCACCATGCCAATGCCTACGAAGCTGGGGATGAAATTCATGTGGAGTCCATTGCCTACAGCCACTTTCCCAATCTGGAACCGGGCATGGATTTTCGGGAGGTGAATTTTGCCGCGCTGCCCTCCAGTTTGCTGTGGCGGATTCAATTGAACCCCAAAACCAAGGCGGTGGATTGGCAAGTGGTGAGCGATCGCCCCTGTGAATTTCCCGTGGTGCATCCAGCGAAGGTGGGGCAACCCTATCGCTACACCTATTTGGCGGCGGGGCATGATCCGAAAACCAATGCGCCTCTCCAGGCACTGTGGCGGTGCGATCGCCAGACGGGCGAGGAACAGTTTTGGTCGGCGGCGCCGCGTGGTTTTGCCAGTGAACCGATTTTTGTGCCTCGGGGTCTGCAAAAGGGTGACTTTCTCTGGCAGGGTGCCCAAGGGGAAGAGGATGGCTGGCTCTTGCAAGTGGTCTATGATGCCAGTTGCCACAAATCGCAGTTACTTATTTTTGATGCGGCAGCCATTAGCGCTGGCGCCGTGGCACGATTGCGCTTGAAACACCACATTCCCTATGGTCTCCACGGTTCCTTCACCACAGCGGTCTAG
- the folD gene encoding bifunctional methylenetetrahydrofolate dehydrogenase/methenyltetrahydrofolate cyclohydrolase FolD: protein MVANSAACLDGKSLAQSIERQLADHVRTFQAQWGRSPGLAVLRVGDDPASAVYVRAKEQACGRIGIQSFGAHLPATITEADLLARITELNQDERVDGILLQLPLPPHLDPCPLLYAIHPDKDVDGLHPENLGRLVRDEPGLRSCTPAGVMQLLAAYGIDVAGRSAVVVGRSILVGKPLALMLLTANATVTIAHSRTRDLASVTQSAEILVTAMGQPRRITADMIRPGAVVIDVGINRIQRPDGKSSLWGDVDYEAACAVASYITPVPGGVGPMTVAMLLHNTVWSYCRRHNWHKPLLSLTSMPPAR, encoded by the coding sequence TTGGTTGCAAACTCCGCTGCCTGCCTTGATGGCAAATCCTTAGCCCAGTCCATTGAACGCCAGTTGGCTGATCATGTGCGGACGTTTCAAGCCCAGTGGGGGCGATCGCCCGGCTTGGCCGTGTTGCGGGTTGGCGATGATCCCGCCAGTGCAGTGTATGTCCGTGCCAAAGAACAAGCCTGTGGCCGCATTGGGATTCAATCCTTTGGTGCCCATTTACCGGCCACCATTACAGAAGCGGATTTATTGGCCAGAATTACTGAGCTAAATCAGGACGAACGGGTGGATGGCATTCTGCTGCAATTGCCCCTGCCGCCCCACCTTGATCCCTGTCCCCTGCTATACGCGATTCATCCGGATAAAGATGTGGATGGCCTGCATCCCGAAAACTTGGGTCGGCTAGTGCGCGATGAACCGGGACTGCGCAGTTGTACCCCTGCGGGGGTGATGCAGCTTTTGGCTGCCTATGGTATTGATGTCGCAGGTCGCTCGGCAGTGGTCGTGGGTCGCAGTATTTTGGTTGGTAAGCCCCTAGCGTTAATGTTGCTCACCGCCAATGCCACGGTGACGATCGCCCACTCGCGCACCCGTGATCTCGCCAGTGTCACCCAGAGTGCCGAGATTTTAGTCACAGCGATGGGACAGCCGCGGCGGATTACTGCCGACATGATTCGGCCGGGAGCCGTGGTCATTGATGTCGGGATTAATCGCATTCAACGCCCCGACGGCAAATCGAGTCTCTGGGGCGATGTGGACTATGAGGCTGCCTGTGCTGTGGCTAGTTACATTACCCCCGTTCCGGGGGGCGTCGGTCCGATGACCGTTGCCATGTTGTTGCACAATACTGTATGGAGCTATTGTCGCCGTCACAATTGGCACAAGCCCCTGCTGTCGTTGACCTCTATGCCGCCCGCACGCTGA
- a CDS encoding mannose-1-phosphate guanylyltransferase/mannose-6-phosphate isomerase — protein MHCIPVILSGGAGSRLWPLSRQAHPKQFMRLTAEGQSLLQQTWQRLQGLPQVQPPVVVANEAHRFLVAEQFQELGVTPTRILLEPLGRNTAPAITLAALYVTEVLATDAILLVLPADHLIQDVAAFQQGLQRALAPAAKDWLVTFGITPTSPHTGYGYIRRGEALSDAHTYRVAEFVEKPDLATAEAYLADGHYLWNSGMFLFRAQSFLAELAQQQPEILHNCRLALREGREDLDFIRLAKEPLSRCPSLSVDYGVMEKTQKAAVVPLECGWSDVGSWSSLWEVTPKDEFGNSCRGDVLTYSTKNCFVHGQHRLVALLGVENLIVVETADAVLIAHQEAAQQVKHVVEQLQAQQRSEAYNHRVVYRPWGHYDSIDTGHRFQVKRITVKPGASLSLQQHHHRAEHWIVVSGTAEVTCNGKTFLLTENESTYIPVGAVHRLANPGKIPLEMIEVQSGAYLGEDDIVRFEDRYGRETAQ, from the coding sequence ATGCACTGTATTCCAGTCATTTTATCGGGGGGAGCAGGAAGTCGCCTGTGGCCATTATCGCGCCAAGCCCATCCCAAGCAGTTTATGCGCTTAACTGCCGAAGGGCAGAGTCTGCTACAACAAACGTGGCAGCGCTTGCAGGGGTTACCCCAAGTGCAACCGCCAGTGGTGGTGGCCAATGAAGCCCATCGCTTCCTTGTGGCGGAACAATTTCAAGAGCTAGGGGTGACACCAACGCGGATTTTGCTCGAACCCTTGGGGCGCAATACGGCTCCTGCGATTACCCTTGCTGCTCTTTATGTCACAGAAGTGCTTGCCACTGATGCCATTCTTTTGGTGCTACCAGCAGATCATTTGATTCAGGATGTTGCCGCCTTTCAACAAGGGCTACAACGGGCACTTGCCCCCGCCGCCAAGGACTGGTTAGTGACCTTTGGCATTACCCCCACCTCGCCCCATACAGGCTATGGCTACATTCGGCGGGGAGAAGCTCTCAGTGATGCCCACACCTATCGGGTAGCAGAGTTTGTCGAAAAACCCGATTTGGCAACGGCAGAGGCCTATCTAGCGGATGGCCATTACCTCTGGAATAGCGGTATGTTTCTCTTCCGTGCCCAGAGCTTTTTGGCGGAATTGGCACAGCAGCAGCCAGAGATTTTGCACAATTGCCGCTTGGCACTGCGGGAGGGTCGGGAGGATTTGGACTTTATCCGCTTGGCCAAAGAACCCCTGAGTCGGTGTCCCAGTTTATCGGTGGACTATGGGGTGATGGAAAAGACGCAAAAAGCAGCAGTGGTCCCCCTAGAGTGTGGCTGGAGTGATGTGGGGTCTTGGTCGAGTCTCTGGGAGGTGACGCCCAAGGACGAATTTGGCAACAGTTGCCGTGGCGATGTCCTTACCTATAGCACTAAGAATTGCTTTGTCCACGGTCAGCACCGCTTGGTAGCTCTACTGGGGGTGGAAAACCTCATTGTTGTAGAAACTGCTGATGCCGTTCTCATTGCTCATCAGGAGGCAGCACAACAGGTGAAACACGTGGTGGAGCAACTGCAAGCCCAACAGCGCAGTGAGGCCTACAATCATCGCGTGGTCTATCGCCCGTGGGGACACTATGACTCCATTGACACGGGGCATCGCTTTCAGGTGAAGCGGATTACGGTCAAACCGGGGGCGAGTCTTTCGCTCCAACAGCACCATCACCGTGCGGAGCATTGGATTGTTGTCAGTGGTACGGCAGAAGTTACCTGCAATGGCAAGACGTTTCTGCTGACGGAGAATGAGTCCACCTATATCCCTGTGGGGGCTGTGCACCGCTTGGCCAATCCGGGGAAAATTCCCCTTGAAATGATTGAGGTACAGTCAGGAGCATATTTAGGGGAGGATGATATTGTCCGCTTTGAGGATCGCTATGGTCGCGAGACAGCACAATAA
- a CDS encoding pentapeptide repeat-containing protein, whose product MANPQHLQLLKQGVTAWNQWREQNSDIRPDLGQVDLTGANLELYNLTNANLDQANLAGADLRNALLKDAYMAGANLYMSDLIEADLQGACLQRATLAGADLYKSNIAMADLRQANLVGTLLRRVSLVEASLAYANLTRANLFQANLHLADLKSAILQEAILESASLIEANFEYAVLIAAKMAKANARRANFKGANLYKAEMDGMDLRDAILDKA is encoded by the coding sequence GTGGCCAATCCCCAACATCTTCAGCTTCTTAAGCAGGGGGTTACCGCTTGGAATCAATGGCGGGAACAAAACAGCGATATTCGCCCTGATTTAGGACAGGTAGATCTCACTGGTGCCAATTTAGAGCTGTACAACCTCACCAATGCCAATCTCGATCAGGCAAATTTAGCGGGGGCCGATCTGCGCAACGCTTTGCTTAAGGATGCCTACATGGCAGGAGCAAACCTCTACATGAGTGACCTGATTGAGGCGGATTTGCAGGGTGCCTGTTTACAGCGGGCTACCTTAGCGGGTGCCGATCTCTACAAGTCAAATATTGCCATGGCCGATCTGCGCCAAGCCAACTTGGTGGGCACGCTACTGCGGCGAGTGAGTTTAGTGGAAGCGAGCCTTGCCTATGCCAACCTCACCCGTGCCAATCTCTTTCAGGCCAACCTGCACTTGGCCGATCTCAAGAGCGCAATTTTGCAAGAGGCGATTCTTGAAAGTGCCAGTCTCATTGAGGCGAACTTTGAATATGCAGTTCTCATTGCCGCCAAGATGGCGAAGGCCAATGCCCGTCGTGCCAACTTTAAGGGAGCCAACCTCTACAAAGCAGAAATGGACGGCATGGATTTGCGGGATGCGATTCTCGATAAAGCTTAG
- a CDS encoding DUF454 family protein encodes MPVTKSIRNTARMVLGVIFGIIGVLGFILPLVPGTPFLLIAAACFNSIEPEETASAQGNESPPGA; translated from the coding sequence ATGCCTGTGACTAAAAGCATCCGTAATACAGCACGTATGGTTCTTGGTGTAATTTTTGGGATCATTGGGGTGCTGGGCTTTATTTTACCCCTTGTGCCAGGAACGCCTTTTTTGCTGATCGCGGCAGCTTGTTTTAATTCCATAGAACCCGAGGAGACCGCCAGTGCCCAAGGGAATGAATCGCCACCTGGGGCATGA
- the ndhO gene encoding photosynthetic/respiratory NAD(P)H-quinone oxidoreductase subunit O, whose product MAIKKGDLVKVVAEKLANSVEALASDHRYPPYLFEGRGEVVEIRGDYAQIKFPVPTPTVWLRLDQLEVAK is encoded by the coding sequence ATGGCGATTAAAAAGGGAGATTTGGTAAAGGTCGTTGCTGAAAAATTGGCCAACAGTGTTGAAGCCTTGGCCAGTGATCATCGCTATCCCCCCTATCTCTTCGAGGGACGCGGTGAAGTGGTGGAGATTCGCGGTGACTATGCACAGATTAAATTTCCTGTGCCTACCCCTACAGTTTGGCTGCGCCTTGATCAACTGGAGGTCGCCAAATAA
- a CDS encoding divergent PAP2 family protein, translating into MMDGLRELLANHVLWVAFAASAIAQMLKLLIDIAKHRKLNFRVLVETGGMPSSHSALVTALATGVGLQRGWDSIEFAIAVVFACIVMYDAAGVRQAAGKQARILNQIVDEFFQDGHELAEARLKELLGHTPIQVIVGSALGVAIAWLAV; encoded by the coding sequence ATGATGGACGGTCTCCGTGAACTACTCGCTAACCATGTCCTTTGGGTCGCTTTCGCCGCCAGTGCGATCGCCCAAATGCTCAAGTTACTGATTGACATTGCCAAACACCGCAAGCTCAATTTCCGCGTTTTGGTAGAAACGGGGGGGATGCCCAGTTCCCATTCCGCCCTTGTTACTGCTTTGGCGACGGGGGTGGGTCTGCAACGGGGCTGGGATAGCATTGAGTTTGCGATCGCCGTTGTCTTTGCCTGTATTGTCATGTACGATGCGGCCGGGGTACGCCAAGCTGCTGGTAAACAAGCCCGCATTCTCAATCAAATTGTTGATGAATTTTTCCAAGATGGGCACGAATTAGCAGAAGCCCGTCTCAAGGAGTTATTGGGGCATACCCCCATTCAAGTCATTGTTGGTTCCGCCCTTGGGGTGGCGATCGCTTGGCTAGCAGTCTAG
- the crtE gene encoding geranylgeranyl diphosphate synthase CrtE — translation MISADPPQVYSAGTFDLKAYLKERQALVEAALEASIPVAYPEKIYDAMRYSLMAGGKRLRPILCLATCELMGGTVEMAMPTACALEMIHTMSLIHDDLPAMDNDDYRRGKPTNHKVYGEDIAILAGDGLLAYAFEYVVEQTKNVPAEYLLKIVARLGHAVAATGLVGGQVVDLECEGQPNIGLETLHFIHSHKTGALLEASVVSGALLTGANESDVARLSRYAANIGLAFQIVDDILDITSTRDVLGKTVGKDVAAQKMTYPRLWGLEKSRQEAERLVAEAKAELAVYGAAAVPLQAIADYITSRSH, via the coding sequence ATGATTTCTGCTGATCCCCCCCAAGTCTATTCCGCCGGCACGTTTGATCTCAAGGCCTACCTCAAAGAACGTCAAGCCCTTGTGGAAGCTGCCCTCGAAGCCTCGATCCCGGTGGCCTATCCGGAGAAAATTTACGATGCGATGCGCTATTCACTGATGGCGGGGGGCAAGCGGCTGCGCCCAATTCTCTGCTTGGCCACCTGTGAACTGATGGGGGGCACTGTGGAAATGGCCATGCCCACCGCCTGTGCCCTAGAGATGATCCACACCATGTCGCTGATCCACGATGATCTGCCGGCCATGGACAACGACGACTACCGTCGCGGCAAGCCCACAAATCACAAAGTCTATGGCGAAGATATTGCCATTCTGGCGGGGGATGGCTTACTGGCCTATGCCTTTGAATACGTAGTCGAACAAACGAAAAACGTGCCAGCGGAGTATTTGCTGAAAATTGTGGCGCGATTGGGGCATGCAGTGGCAGCGACGGGCTTGGTGGGCGGTCAAGTGGTGGATCTGGAGTGTGAAGGGCAGCCCAACATTGGTCTAGAAACGCTGCATTTTATCCACTCCCACAAAACGGGGGCATTACTGGAGGCCTCGGTAGTTTCTGGGGCATTGCTGACGGGGGCGAATGAATCTGACGTGGCACGCCTGTCGCGCTATGCGGCCAATATTGGCCTTGCCTTCCAGATTGTGGATGACATTTTGGACATTACTTCGACCCGTGATGTCTTGGGCAAAACTGTTGGCAAGGATGTGGCCGCCCAAAAAATGACCTACCCCCGCCTGTGGGGTCTGGAAAAGTCTCGTCAAGAGGCTGAACGCTTGGTGGCTGAGGCGAAGGCAGAGCTGGCGGTGTATGGGGCAGCCGCCGTTCCTTTGCAGGCGATCGCTGACTACATTACCAGTCGGAGTCATTAA
- a CDS encoding M20 family metallopeptidase, which produces MLARIRQITQTLTPRLIEIRRHLHRYPELSGQEHQTAAYVAGVLSSAGLTVQQDVGKVGVIAELAGNPKEQRLLAIRTDMDALPIQERTGLEFSSKHTGVMHACGHDVHTTVGLGTAMVLAALKEEFPGRVRFIFQPAEEIAQGASWMIADGAMKEVSAILSLHVFPTIPAGEVAVRYGALTAAADDIELTILGESGHGARPHEAVDAIWIAAQVISALQQAISRTQNPLRPVVVTFGKIQGGRAANVIADQVTLQGTVRSLHPETRATLPTWIEQIVANVCHAYGARYKLHYRRGVPGVENTPYLSQLLAEAATDVVGAPHVHILPEPSLGAEDFALYLEHAPGAMFRLGVGFRDRPNYPLHHPEFDVDEQAIPVGVMTLAHAACRYWQIPY; this is translated from the coding sequence ATGCTTGCTCGGATTCGCCAGATTACCCAAACCCTCACCCCCCGCCTCATTGAAATTCGTCGCCATCTGCACCGCTACCCCGAATTGAGTGGTCAAGAACACCAAACTGCTGCCTATGTGGCTGGGGTGCTCTCCTCCGCCGGCTTGACCGTACAGCAGGATGTGGGCAAAGTGGGGGTGATTGCGGAACTGGCGGGGAACCCCAAGGAGCAGCGGCTCTTGGCCATTCGCACCGATATGGATGCCCTGCCGATTCAAGAGCGTACAGGCCTAGAGTTTAGCTCGAAACATACTGGGGTGATGCACGCCTGCGGTCACGATGTCCACACAACAGTGGGTCTGGGCACAGCGATGGTATTAGCGGCCCTCAAGGAGGAGTTCCCCGGGCGCGTACGGTTTATCTTTCAGCCTGCGGAAGAAATTGCTCAAGGGGCAAGCTGGATGATTGCCGATGGCGCTATGAAAGAGGTGAGTGCCATTTTATCGCTCCATGTATTTCCGACCATTCCAGCGGGGGAAGTGGCGGTGCGCTATGGTGCCTTGACGGCTGCTGCCGATGACATTGAATTAACGATTTTGGGCGAATCGGGTCACGGTGCCCGTCCCCATGAAGCGGTGGATGCGATTTGGATTGCCGCTCAAGTGATCAGTGCTCTGCAACAGGCCATTAGCCGCACGCAGAATCCCCTGCGACCCGTGGTGGTCACCTTTGGCAAAATTCAAGGGGGACGGGCTGCCAATGTGATTGCCGATCAGGTGACACTTCAGGGAACGGTGCGATCGCTCCATCCGGAAACCCGTGCTACACTGCCAACGTGGATTGAGCAAATTGTGGCCAATGTCTGCCATGCCTACGGTGCCCGTTACAAACTCCATTATCGGCGGGGCGTACCGGGGGTGGAAAATACGCCCTACCTGTCGCAACTGCTGGCGGAGGCGGCGACTGATGTGGTGGGGGCGCCCCATGTGCATATTCTGCCCGAACCGTCCCTTGGGGCAGAGGATTTTGCCCTTTACCTAGAGCACGCTCCCGGTGCCATGTTTCGCCTTGGGGTGGGGTTTCGCGATCGCCCCAACTACCCCCTGCATCACCCAGAATTTGATGTGGATGAACAGGCCATTCCCGTGGGCGTGATGACCCTTGCCCATGCCGCCTGTCGCTATTGGCAGATTCCCTACTAA
- a CDS encoding CYTH domain-containing protein has product MGIEIERKFLVTGEAWRSLATSMSQFAQGYLSTVPERTVRVRLAGDQAWITIKGKASGGQRREYEYAIPVADAKELLEELCLQPIIQKNRYRIPVGDLCWEVDEFTGACTGLILAEIELPRADYPLTLPPWIGLEVTDDPRYTNAYLAEHPYQEWST; this is encoded by the coding sequence ATGGGCATCGAAATTGAGCGCAAGTTCCTTGTCACAGGCGAAGCATGGCGATCGCTGGCCACGAGTATGTCCCAATTTGCCCAGGGCTACCTGTCCACAGTTCCTGAGCGCACTGTGCGTGTGCGTCTTGCGGGTGACCAAGCATGGATCACAATTAAGGGCAAAGCCAGCGGTGGCCAACGCCGTGAGTATGAGTATGCTATCCCCGTTGCTGATGCAAAGGAACTCCTCGAGGAATTGTGCCTACAACCCATCATCCAGAAAAACCGCTATCGCATCCCAGTGGGTGATCTGTGTTGGGAAGTGGATGAATTTACTGGCGCCTGTACTGGCCTGATTTTGGCAGAAATTGAACTGCCCCGTGCTGACTATCCCCTGACTTTACCCCCTTGGATCGGCCTTGAGGTGACCGATGACCCCCGCTATACCAATGCCTACTTAGCGGAGCATCCCTATCAAGAATGGTCAACCTGA
- a CDS encoding folate/biopterin family MFS transporter, whose amino-acid sequence MLVQPSQPQRWFQWFKETLLFGQEPSGELLAILLVYFVQGVLGLARLAISFFFKDELGLSPAEVSALMGVAALPWVIKPVFGLVSDSVPLLGFRRRSYLVLSGLLGCGAWLSLGTWVATPWQATAAMLAASIAIALSDVIVDSLVVERARQESTAETGTLQSLSWAATALGGILTAYFSGQLLQWFSPRTVFQITAVFPLLVSGVAWAIAEARVTARPQLSQTWEHINRVRQAMMQKRIWLPVAFLFLWQATPGSESAFFFFTTNELGFQAEFLGRVRLVTSIASLLGVWVFQRYLKTLPLRTIFFWSTILSALLGLSSLILVTHLNRQWGISDQWFSLGDSLILAVMGQIAFMPVLVLAARLCPPGIEATLFALLMSISNLANLVSHELGALLTHWLGITEHNFDRLWLLVLITNLSTLLPLPLLNWLPQQVPTPVSQVSVTVELEPSVS is encoded by the coding sequence ATGTTAGTTCAACCTTCGCAACCTCAACGCTGGTTTCAGTGGTTCAAGGAGACGCTCCTTTTTGGGCAAGAACCCAGTGGCGAACTTTTAGCCATTTTGCTGGTGTATTTTGTCCAAGGGGTTTTGGGCTTAGCACGGCTGGCCATTAGCTTTTTCTTTAAGGATGAATTGGGGCTGTCACCGGCGGAAGTGTCGGCATTGATGGGTGTGGCTGCGCTGCCTTGGGTGATTAAGCCGGTGTTTGGCCTAGTTTCCGATAGCGTGCCGCTCTTGGGATTTCGTCGCCGCTCCTATCTTGTCCTGTCGGGCTTGTTGGGCTGTGGGGCATGGTTGAGCTTGGGGACGTGGGTGGCTACGCCTTGGCAGGCAACGGCAGCGATGCTAGCGGCCTCGATCGCCATCGCCCTCAGTGATGTGATTGTTGATTCACTCGTCGTTGAACGGGCACGCCAAGAATCCACTGCCGAAACGGGAACCCTGCAATCCCTGAGCTGGGCAGCGACGGCTTTGGGGGGGATTCTCACGGCTTACTTTAGTGGCCAACTGTTGCAGTGGTTTAGTCCGCGTACCGTGTTTCAAATTACGGCGGTGTTCCCCTTGCTGGTGTCGGGGGTGGCATGGGCGATCGCCGAAGCACGGGTTACAGCTCGACCTCAACTGAGTCAGACTTGGGAACACATTAACCGTGTGCGCCAAGCAATGATGCAAAAACGAATTTGGTTGCCCGTAGCTTTCCTCTTCCTCTGGCAGGCGACCCCCGGCTCAGAATCGGCATTTTTTTTCTTTACAACGAATGAACTAGGCTTTCAAGCTGAGTTTTTGGGGCGAGTGCGCCTTGTTACAAGCATTGCTTCCCTCTTAGGGGTGTGGGTTTTTCAGCGGTACTTGAAGACACTGCCCCTGCGTACCATTTTCTTCTGGAGTACGATTCTCTCAGCGCTCTTGGGACTCTCTAGCTTGATTTTGGTGACCCACCTCAATCGCCAATGGGGCATTAGTGACCAGTGGTTTAGCTTGGGGGATAGTCTGATTTTGGCCGTCATGGGGCAAATTGCCTTTATGCCGGTACTCGTTTTAGCAGCCCGGCTGTGTCCGCCGGGAATTGAGGCGACCCTCTTTGCACTGCTGATGTCCATTAGTAACCTTGCCAATCTGGTGTCCCATGAGTTGGGGGCACTGCTGACCCACTGGCTGGGGATTACTGAGCACAACTTCGATCGCCTGTGGTTGCTGGTGCTGATTACCAACTTGAGTACACTATTGCCGCTACCGCTCTTAAATTGGTTACCGCAGCAGGTACCCACCCCCGTTTCTCAAGTCTCTGTCACTGTTGAATTGGAGCCAAGTGTCTCATGA